From the Leisingera thetidis genome, the window ACAGCCTGTGTCCCGCCAAAGCGCTTGCTCACGCCTGCCACGGACAATACCGGCCCGTTCGCAGAAACTGCGTTCTCCAGTGCCATTTTGAATCTCCTCCCGAAATACCGCCGCCAGTGATGGCCTGTAATCGACAGTATTTATTGATGTTGCCTTTTCCGGACGCGTCCCGCATTCGGTAATCGGACAATTTTTTTTGATTATCGGACAAGTGCTGGATAAGCTTTTGGCCGGACCGGTAGAGTTGTGTAGGACATGAAAACGGCACCCTGGCGGAGTTCGATGGATGACAGTGAGGCAGCACCAGCCAAGCACCGGCACATTTTCCGTGACGCAGGAAATGACCAGTCATTCCCTGCGTTTCGGTACCGGGCGTTTCGACTATCTGACCGATGCCGAGGGCGGCGGTCAGCTTGTGCGCTGCCGCAGTGGCGAACTTGAGCTGTTCGGCCATGCCGGGGAATGGGTGATCCCGCCCGGTCACATGGTCTATATCCCCGAGGGACGGATGTTCCGCTTGCGGGCACGGGTGCCTTCGTCGGGTCTGGTTGTCAAATTCTGCCGCCGCGAGGTTGCCTGGACACATGACGGATGCTGGGTCGGCCCGGTGGGGGAATTTGCCGCGGCAATGCTGGACTACGGTCTGAAATGGGGGGGCGATACGAGTCCGGGCAACCGCCACGCGCGCGCCTTTTTCACCACGCTCGGCCACATGCTGCCGGAGTGGTTCCGGCACGAGCGGATCATGTGGACGCCTTATGCCAGCAGTTCGGCCATTCAGGAGGTGATTGACTACACCCGGCGCAAGGGGCCATCGGTTTCGCTGCCGGAGGTGGCGGAACATGCGGGCATGTCGGAACGGACCCTGCGCCGTCATATGCAAGCGGAGCTGGGGCAGAGCTGGCGCGAGTTCATCCGCGAAATGCGGATGAACCGGGCGATGGAGATGCTGCGCCGCGAGCGGCGGTCGATCACGGAAACGGCCTTTGAGGTGGGGTTCTCGTCGAGTTCGGCCTTTTCCGTGGCGTTTCAGGAATATGTGGGCCGCACGCCTTCGGCCTATGCCAAGTCGTTTGCGGGCGGTGGCCGGCACCCTCCGCAGTAGCGCCGGGTGTCACAGTCTGGACGCCGCCCCGCACCAGAGCCGCGAGCATGACTCCACCGCCAATCAAGGTCGCGGCCTGCACGGGTTCCCCCAACGCCAGAGTTGCCGAGAGGAAGCCGATGAGCGGTGTTGCGGTGCTGATCAGTGCGACACGTGCTGCCGGCAGGCTGCGGCCCGCGGCAATCATGAACCCGAAGCCGGCGCCGCTGGCCACCGGACCGATGAGCACCAAGAGGGTAACGGAAACCGGTGTCAGCGACCGCGGCGCAAAGGGGCCCTCGGTGAAATAGGCAACCGGCAGCAGGGCCAAGCCGGCAATCAGCATTTGCCAGAACAGGGCATCGCGGACGCTGCCCTGCCATTTGTGGCGGTTGACAAGCCGCATTGCGATTGCCCAAAGGGCAGAGGCCACCAGGATAAGCAGCAGCGCCCCCCACATACCGGATTTGCCCGGGGAAAAGACGATCACCGCGCAGCCCGCGGCGGACACAAGCGCAGTTGCCTTGCGTTTGCGGATTATCTTTGCTTCGCCAAGAATCATGTCGATCAGCAAGAGCCAGACAGGCGTCGTATAGATCAGAATGCTGGCTGTTCCCGCCGGGACAAGCGTAAGCGCCAGAGTTGCCAGCCCCATCATGCCGGCGAACTGGAAGGCCGCGACACCCAGGATGACCGGCACATCAGCCCTTGTCAGAACCGGCAGGCGGCGGCGGGAGATGACAATCAGCGCGGCAACCGCCGGAGCACTGAGAAGAAAGCGCAGGCAGACCATCCAAAAGGGCGAAAAGTAATCAAGCCCGAGCTTCATCACGGGCCAGTTCACGCCCAGCAGCAGAACCGACAGGCCCAGCATGACGCGGGCTTGGCTATGCATGGGTGCGGCAAAGGCCGGGCGGGTGATGCGCCGGCCTTTGCCTTGTTGCATGATGCCGGGCATCAGAACCCTTCCAGAACGATCTTGCCTTTTGCGGTGCCGGCTTCGATGGCGGCATGGGCCTTGCGCAGGTTCTCTGCATTGATCGGCGAAAGGACTTCGCTCAGCGTGGTGCGGATGCGGCCCGCGTCGATCTCATCGGCAACAAAGCTCAGCAGCTTGTGCTGTTCGATCATGTCCGGTGTCTGATGCATGGCGCGGGCGAACATGAATTCCCAGTGCAGCGCTGCGGCCTTGGTTTTCATGCCCGCCATCGGCATTGGCAAACCGGTGTCATCAATGGTCACGATCCCGCCTTGCGGCCGGATCAGTTCGACAGCCGCATTCCAGTGGCGCATGTCGTTGAAAATCGCGATGTGATCGACGTGGTGAAAGCCGAGCGCGCGGGTTTGCGCCACCATGTCCTCGCGGTGGCTGACCGTATGATCTGCGCCGAGCGCCTTGACCCAGGCGATGGTTTCGGGACGCGAGGCCGAGGCAATCACGGTCAGGCCGGCGCGTTTGGCCAGCTGGATGGCGATCGACCCGACGCCGCCTGCACCGCCGATCATCAGGATGGACTGGCCGGCATCCGCGCCGTCACGGTCGATGGCAAGCCGGTCGAACATGGCTTCATAGGCGGTGATGGTGGTCAGCGGCAGCGCGGCGGCTTCGGCGTGGCTGAGGCTTTCGGGTTTGCGGCCCACGATCCGTTCATCGGCCAGCTGGTATTGCTGGTTGCTGCCGGGACGGGTGATGTCACCGGCATAATATACGGCGTCGCCGGGTTTGAAGAGCGTCGCATCCGGACCGACAGCGGTGACGATGCCGGAGGCATCCCAACCGAGGACGCGCGGCGTTTCTTCCACCTTGTCCTTGGGCGCGCGCACTTTGGTGTCGACGGGGTTGACGGCAACCGCCTTGATCTCAACCAGAATGTCCTGGCCGGCGGGGGCAGGAACAGGCAATTCCACATCGGAAAAGGCGTCGGGATCACTGACCGGCAGGTAGCGCGTCAGGGCGACAGCTTTATTGGTAGTCACGTGTTGCATGCGGGGGTTCCTCATTGGCTTTCAGCAGTCGAATTCGATGGTGACGAAGACAAGCTCGGCGTCTCCGGTATTTGTCAGGTCGTGAACAAAGGCATTGTCCGGCGTCAGATCGGGGAAGTGCTGTGTCTGGCCGTTGGCATAGGTGACATCCTCGATGCGGCCGTCGCCATGGCGCGACCTGGCTTTCCCGTCGGTCAGAACCGTCCAGAAATAGGGCCGGTCATGCCGGTGGGCGGCAAGCGTCTCGCCGGGAGCGAGACGCAAGTGCCAGATCTTCATGTTGCCGGTTTCGGCAACAAGCCTGGTGCCGATCCGGTTGTTGCCGCGGGCTTGATCAATCTCGCGGGCGGACAAGGGACGGCTCATGCCGCCGCCTCATAGTTGCCGTAGGTGGTGTAACCCTGCTGATCGCCGCCAAAGAGCGTATCGCCGTCAAAGTCTGCCAGCGGCAAACCTTCGGCATAGCGGCGCGGCAGGTCGGGGTTGGCGATGAACGGGCGTCCAAAGGCCACCACATCGGCCAGTTCTTCAGCCAGGATGGCCTCGGCCTTGTTCTTGTCATAGCCGCCGGCAACGATGATCGCGCCGGGAAACACCGCGCGCAGTGCTTCGCGGAAGGCGCGCGGTGTTTCCGGGGCGTCGTCCCAGTCCGCCTCGGCGATATGGATGTACGCGATGCCGATGCGGCCGAGCTCCCTGGCCATTGCCAGAATGGTGGCGGGGGCGTCAGGGTCATCCATGCCGCGCTGCGTGATGAAGGGAGAGATCCGGATACCCACGCGATCCGCGCCGAGTTCAGCGGCCGCAGCCCCGGCCGCCTCGATGGCAAAGCGAATGCGGTTTTCAACGCTGCCGCCGTATTGATCTTCGCGTTTGTTTGAACCGGCGCGCAGGAATTCGTCGATCAGGTAGCCGTTGGCCGCGTGGATTTCGACACCGTCAAACCCGGCCTCCTTGGCGTTTCGTGCGGCCGCTGCGTAATCGGCGATGACGCCTGCGACCTCGGCGGTTTCCAGTGCGCGGGGGATGGGGCAGTCGACCATGCCGCCTTTGCCGGTCTCAGGATCGACAACCCAGACGGTTGCATCGGGGGCAATTGCCGAAGGCGCGACCGGCCGTCCGTCCGCATGGAACATCGCGTGGCTCATCCGGCCCACATGCCAAAGCTGGTTGACGATGCGCCCGCCCGCCTGATGCACGGCACCGGTCACCTTGCGCCAGCCTGCCACCTGTTCTTCGGAGTGGATGCCCGGGGTGAAGGAGTAGCCCTGACCCTGTTGGCTGATCTGGGTGGCCTCGGTGATGATCAGCACCGCGCCGGCGCGTTGGGCATAATAATCCGCCATCATCGCATTGGGGATATTGCCAGGCTGATCGGTGCGGCAGCGTGTCATCGGGGCCAGTGCCATGCGCGATGGCAGATGCAAGGCGCCCACTTTGGCGGAGTCAAAAAGAGTGGTCATGTGATTGGTCCTTTGGGTGGGAATTAATCCGGCAGGTTTTGGAGCGCTCTGGTTCAATTGATCAGCGCACCGCCGTCGATGTCGATCACGGCGCCAGTGACGGAAGGGGTTTCAATCGCAAAGAGATGGCCCGCGGCCACGTCATGGGGCCGGGCCACACGGCCCGCGGGCAGGCGGGAGGCGGCGCCTTCAAGCATTTGCCGGCGCGCATCTGCATCCATCCCGGCATAGGCCTCTGTCTCGGTCAGCCCCGGGCTGACAACATTGACGCGGATCGGGGCAAGTTCCTTGGCAAGGATCTTGGCGCTGGCTTCGAGAGCTGCGTTGATCGCGGTTTTGGTGAACGTGCCGGGTACAGTGCGCCGGGCCAGAAAACCGCTGGTGAAGGTGATCGTGCCGCCTTCCCGCAGGTGGGGGGCTGCGGCCTGCGCGGCGCGGATGCTGCCCCAGAACTTGGTGTCAAAGGCGGCGCGGGCAGCGTCCAGATCAAGGGAGGCGATGGCACCGCCCGGCGCTTGTGAGCCTGCGGTGAAGACAAGGTGATCGATCGGTCCTTGCTGGACAATCCAGCTGGACAAAGCTGCACCGTCGGAGACATCCAGCCCCGTCGCGCGGCTGGCCCGCACCACCTCGGCGCCGCGTTCGGCCAGAGCGTCAGCCACCGCAGCGCCAATGCCAGATGTACCGCCGATCACGAGTGCTTTCTTATTGGTCACGCCAGTCATTCTTCGTCTCCGGAAAATGTCTTGGTTTCGCGAAACACGGTTTCGATGAGTTGTCCGCAGGGGGCGTGGAAGAACAGGCGCCGTTCGTTCAGTTCCGGCAGATCCATGGTGGAATAGCGGATGCCGCGTTCTTCGAGCCTGGTGCGAAAGCGGGTGTAGCCGGCCAAGCGAAACCCGACGTGATCCCAGGCTTCGGGGCTGGCATTCGGACCCAGCCCGCGCGAGCCGATCAGATGGACAATGGGATCGTCCCCGGCATAGAGCCAATGGCCCGGAATGCGCTGGATCGCCTTGGGACGCGGCTTTTCTGCAAGACCGAAGACATCAATGAAGAAGTCCCGCGTTCCAGCGAGGTTTCGGGTGCGTATGGTCACATGGTCAAGCTGCATAGGGGTGTTTCCTTGGTTGCCACCAAGATGATCCTTGCGGGCAGCCAAGGGAATTGGGCGGATTCCGAAATTATAATTCGGATATGCCGAATAATTATTCCGGACGATCTTTCCCTGTTTCTGCGCCTCGTCGAAAGGGGCGGACTGGTCGCCGAGGGGGCGAGATGGGGCTGTCGCCGGCAGCGGTATCGCAACGCCTTGCGGCACTCGAGGACCACTACGGCGCTGGGTTGCTGAAGCGGACGACCCGATCCATCTGCCTGACAGAGAACTCCCCCGCCGGTGCGGCGTCAGCAACCTGGCAAAGCCCGCAGCGTGCCGGCGATCCGGGCCATTGCGTTCGCCGCCGCCGCGCGGCCAGAATACCGGCAGACCTCCCGGCGAAAGGACCCCGCAGCCCCATGCTTTCCATCCTGCGCAACCGGACCTACCGGCATTTGTTCCTGGCCCAGATCGTGGCGCTGACCGGCACCGGGCTGGCGACCGTGGCGCTTGGCCTTCTGGCCTATGATCTGGCGGGCGCGCGCGCCGGGGTGGTGCTGGGCACCGCGCTGACGATCAAGATGTTGGCCTATGTCACCGTGGCCCCGATTGCCGCCGCCTGGGCAGAGCAGCTGGACCGGCGCAGGATGCTGATCACCCTGGATCTGCTGCGGATGGCGGTGGCGGTTTGCCTGCCGTTCGTTTCCGAGGTCTGGCAGGTCTATGTTCTTATCTTCCTGCTGCAGTCGGCCTCCGCCGGGTTCACCCCGGCGTTTCAGGCCTCGATCCCCGATGTGCTGACGGAGGAGACGGAGTACACCCGGGCGTTGTCGCTGTCGCGGCTGGCCTATGAGCTGGAAAGCCTCGTCAGCCCGATGCTGGCTGCGGCACTGCTGGTGCTGGTCAGCTCCTCGACGCTGTTCTGGGGCACTGCGGCGGGTTTCGCCGCCTCGGCTTTGCTGCTGTTCTCCATTGCCTTGCCGTCGCCGGAACCCAAGGCCCCCCGGCCCATCTGGCAGCGCACCACCCGCGGCATCCGGAACTATTTGCGGACCCCGCGGCTGCGCGGGCTGCTGGCGCTGAACTGGGTTGTTTCGGCGATGGCCGCGATGGTGCTGGTCAACACCGTGGTGCTGGTGCGGGCCGGCTTGGGGCAGGGGGAAAGCGCGGTGGCCCTGGCGCTGGCCTGTTTCGGCGGCGGCGCGATGCTGTCGGCGATGCTGCTGCCGCGCCTGCTGGAGCGTTTGCCGGACCGCAGCGTCATGCTGGCTGGCGGCGCCCTCGGCTGTGCCGCGCTGATGGTGCTGGCACTGACCACGCTGATGCAGCCGCTGGGGTTTGTACGGCTGGCAATTGCCTGGTTCGTGATCGGCCTTGGATATTCCGCGGTTCTGACACCCTCGGGGCGGCTCTTGGCGCGTTCTGCCCATGCCGCGGACCGGCCCGCCATCTTTGCCGCGCAGTTCACCCTGTCGCATGCCTGCTGGCTGCTGTTCTACCCGCTGTCGGCCTGGCTGATGGCGGTCTGGGGGGCCGGGGCCGCGATGCTGGTTCTGGCGCTGCTGGCGGCTGCGGGTCTGGCCGCGGCGCAGCATCTGTGGCCGCGGGACAGCGCAGCCCCGGTTCCGCACAGCCACACCGGCCTGCCGCCGGATCATCCGCATCTGCAAGGCCCCGGTCCGCATGCGCATCCGATTGTGATCGACGATCTGCACCCGCGGATCCCGCCGGATCCGCCGCGCTGAGGACGCAAATGCAGGGCGGCCTCCGTTTTTTATGACTAGACATAATATCCTCAATGAGTAGTTTAATGTCGGAACGGCAGCAAAGCGACTCGGGGGGATTCCGTGACAGGAGAGTATGTTCTGACAGGCGCGCGGCTGGCCACGATGGCCGGAACAAATGCGCCTTATGGTTTGATTGAAGACGGGGCCGTTGCGGTTTCCGGCGGCAGAATCGTCTGGGCCGGGCCGCGGGCAGATTTGTCAGCTGACAATTTTCCCTGGGAGCAGCGCGATCTGGGCGGCCGGTTGGTAACGCCGGGGCTGATCGACTGCCACACCCATATCGTTTTTGGCGGCAACCGGGCGATGGAGTTCGAGATGCGCCTGAACGGCGCGTCTTATGAAGAGGTTGCGCGGGCAGGGGGCGGCATCGTCTCCACCGTGTCGGCGACCCGCGAGGCCTCGCTGGAGCGGCTGGTGCAAGATGCGCTGCCGCGTCTGGATGCGCTGCTGGCCGAGGGCGCGACGGTGGTGGAGGTGAAATCCGGCTACGGGCTGGACCGCGAGACCGAACTCAACATGCTGCGCGCCGCTCGGCGTCTGGGTGAGCTGCGCCCGGTGACGGTGAAAACCACCTTCCTCGGCGCCCATGCGGCGCCTGCCGAGTACAAGGGCCGTGACGACACCTATATCGACGAGGTCTGCATTCCCGCCCTGCGCGCTGCCCATGCCGAAGGGCTGGTGGATGCGGTCGACGGCTTCTGCGAGAACATCGCCTTTGCCCCGGCGCAGATCGAACGGGTGTTCAAGGCCGCGCAGGAACTGGGCCTGCCGGTGAAACTGCACGCCGAGCAGCTGAGCCATCAGGGCGGCACCGCGCTGGCGGCGCAGTACGGCGCGTTGTCCGTCGATCATGTGGAATACGCCACCGAGGACGACGCCCGCGCGATGGCCGCCAGCGGCTCTGTCGCGGTGATCCTGCCCGGCGCATTTTATACCATCCGCGAAACCCAGGCACCGCCGATCGAGCATTTCCGCACCCACGGCGTGCCGATGGCGCTGGCGACCGATTGCAACCCCGGCTCCTCGCCGCTGACCTCGCTGCTGCTGACGATGAACATGGGCTGCACCCTGTTCCGGATGACGCCGGAGGAGGCGCTGGCAGGCGTCACCCGCAACGCCGCACAGGCGCTGGGGTTAACTGACCGCGGTCAAATATCCGCCGGCATGCGCGCCGATCTGGCGGTCTGGGACGTCGCAACCCCCGGCGAGCTGGCCTACCGCATCGGCTTCAACCCGCTTCACTCCCGTATCTATGAGGGCAAACAATGATCCAGATGATCCCTGGCACGGTGACGCTGTCCACGCTGGAAGATATCTACCGCAACCTGACACCCGCCCGGCTGGATGCGTCGGCCCGCGAACCGGTGGAGGCCGCTGCCCGGATGGTGGCCGAGGCTGCCGCGGGCGAGGAAGCGGTCTATGGCATCAACACCGGTTTCGGCAAGCTGGCCTCGACCAAGATCGCGCCCGCGGACACCGCCACCCTGCAGCGCAACCTGATCCTGTCGCATTGCTGCGGCGTCGGCGAGGCGCTGCCGGAGGACAAGACCCGGCTGATGATGACGCTGAAGCTGTTGTCGATGGGCCGCGGTGCATCCGGCGTGCGCTGGCTGGTGATCGAGCAGATCGAACAGATGCTGGAACGCGGCGTGGTGCCGGTGATCCCGTCGCAGGGCTCGGTCGGCGCATCGGGCGATCTGGCGCCGCTGGCGCATATGGCGGCGGCGATGATCGGGGCAGGCGAGGCCACTTATGACGGCACCCGCATGTCCAGTGCCGAAGCCCTGAAAAAGGCCGGGCTGGAACCGATTGTGCTGGGTCCGAAGGAAGGCCTGGGGCTGATCAACGGCACCCAGTTTTCCACCGCCTGCGCGCTCGCCGGGCTGTTCGACGCCTGGCGCATGGCTGAGGCTTCGATGGCGATTGCTTCGCTGAGCACCGACGCCATCATGGGCTCCACCGCGCCGCTGATCGCGGACATCCACAGCCTGCGCGGCCATGCCGGCCAGATTGACGTGGCCCGCGAAATGCGCGCCATCATGGACGGCTCCGAGATCCGCGAGAGCCACCGCGAGGGCGATACCCGCGTGCAGGACCCCTATTGCATCCGCTGCCAGCCGCAGGTGGTGGGCGCGGCGCTGGACGTGCTGCGGATGGCCGCGAAGACGCTGGAGATCGAGGCCAACGCCGTCACCGACAACCCGCTGGTGCTGGTGAACGAGGGGCGCATCGTCTCGGGCGGCAACTTCCATGCCGAATACGTGGGCTTTGCCGCCGATCAGATCGCGCTGGCCGTGGCCGAGATCGGCGCCATCGCGCAGCGCCGGGTGGCCTTGATGGTGGATCCGACCCTCAGCCACGACCTGCCGCCGTTCCTGACCCCCGATCCGGGGCTGAACTCCGGCTTCATGATTGCCGAAGTCACCACCGCGGCGCTGATGAGCGAGAACAAGCATTTGGCCAACCCCTGCGTGACCGACTCGACCCCGACGTCGGCCAACCAGGAGGACCATGTGTCGATGGCCGCCCACGGCGCGCTGCGGCTTTCGAAGATGAACGCGAACCTGTCGGTGATCCTGGGCGTTGAAATGCTCTGCGCCGCGCAAGGGGTGGAGGCGCGCGCGCCGCTGAAAACCTCCGAGCGCCTGCAGGATGTGCTGGCGATGCTGCGCGAGGAGATCCCCGCGCTGGCCGAGGACCGCTATCTGGCACCCGACATTGAAACCGCCAGCGCCATGGTCCGCGCGGGCCGCGCCGCCAAGGCCGCGGGCGTGGAGGTGAAGGCATGATCGAGATTACCCGAGGGTCATCGCCGCTGGTGCTGGGGCTGCCCCACACCGGCACCGATGTGCCGCCGGACATCTGGGACTGCCTGAACGAGACCGGAAGGGCGCTGGCCGATACCGACTGGCACATCCACGACCTCTATGCCGGGCTGGCAGGGGAGGTGACAACCGTCCGCACGCCGATCCACCGCTATGTGATCGACGTGAACCGCGATCCCGCCGGACTCAGTCTCTATCCCGGGCAGAACACCACCACTTTGGTGCCCTTGACCGATTTTGACGGGCTGCCGATCTGGCGCGACGGCATGGAGCCGGACGAGACCGAAACCGCCCGCCGCCGCGAGGCCTATCACGTGCCGTACCACGCCGCGCTGGCAGCGGAACTGGAGCGGGTGAAGGCCATCCACGGCTTTGCCATCCTTTACGATTGCCACTCGATCCGCGGCGATATCCCGTTCCTGTTCGAGGGCCGGCTGCCGGATTTCAGCATCGGCACCAACATGGGCGCGACCTGCGACCCGGCGATCGAGGCGCTGACCGTCGCCCATTGCGCCGCGGCGGAGGGCTATACCTCGGTACTCAACGGCCGGTTCAAGGGCGGCTGGACCACGCGGCACTATGGCCGCCCGGCGGAGGGCCTGCATGCGATCCAGATGGAACTGGCGCAGGCGACCTACTGCCAGGAAAGCCCGCCCTGGACGTATCTGCCGGAGCGCGCGGACAACTTGCGCGCCCATCTCACCCAAATTCTGACTGATCTCAAAAACTGGAGGCCCTCGGCATGAGCGATCCCCGCAAGAACACCCGCGATATTTTCCCGCCCACCGGCACGGAGCTGAACGCCAAGTCCTGGATGACCGAGGCGCCGCTGCGGATGATGATGAACAACCTGCACCCCGATGTGGCGGAAAACCCGCATGAGCTGGTGGTGTATGGCGGCATCGGCCGCGCCGCGCGCACCTGGCAGGATTTCGACATGATCGTCGAGAGCCTGAAAAACCTGGAGGAAGACCAGACCCTGATGGTGCAGTCCGGCAAACCGGTCGGTGTCTTCCAGACCCACAAGGACGCGCCGCGGGTGCTGATCGCCAACTCCAACCTGGTGCCGCATTGGGCCAATTGGGACCATTTCAACGAGCTCGATAAGAAGGGCCTGATGATGTACGGCCAGATGACGGCCGGCTCGTGGATCTATATCGGCACGCAAGGCATCGTGCAGGGCACCTATGAGACCTTTGCCGAGGCCGGCCGCCAGCATTTCGGCGGCGACCTGACCGGCAAGTGGATCCTGACCGGCGGTCTGGGCGGCATGGGCGGCGCGCAGCCGCTGGCGGCGGTATTCGCCGGTGCCTGCTGCCTGGCGGTGGAGTGCAACCCGGACTCGATCGACTTCCGCCTGCGCACCAAATACCTGGACGAGAAGGCCGAAACCCTGGACGAGGCGCTGGAGATGATCGAGCGCTGGACCGCCGCCGGTGAGGCGAAATCCGTGGGCCTGCTGGGCAACGCTGCGGATGTGTTCGCCGAGCTGGTGGAGCGCGCCAAGGCGGGCGGCATCCGCCCCGATATCGTCACCGACCAGACCTCGGCGCATGACCCGGTCAATGGCTACCTGCCGCAGGGCTGGACCATGGCGGAGTGGAAGGAAAAGCGCGAAACCGACAAGAAAGCGGTTGAGAAAGCGGCCCGTGCCTCGATGAAGGTTCAGGTCAAGGCGATGTGCGATTTCCACGCCATGGGCATCCCCACGGTGGATTACGGCAACAACATCCGCCAGATGGCGCTGGAGGAGGGGCTGGAGAACGCCTTCGACTTCCCCGGCTTTGTGCCCGCCTATATCCGTCCGCTGTTCTGCCGCGGCATCGGCCCGTTCCGCTGGGCGGCGCTGTCGGGTGATCCGGAGGATATCCGCAAGACCGACGCCAAGATGAAGGAGCTGTTCCCCGACAACGAAGGCCTGCACCGCTGGCTGGACATGGCGCAGGAGCGGATTGCCTTCCAGGGCCTGCCCGCGCGGATCTGCTGGATCGGCCTCGGCGACCGCCACAAGGCGGGTCTGGCCTTCAACGAGATGGTCAAGAACGGCGAGCTGAAGGCGCCGGTTGTCATCGGCCGCGACCATCTGGACAGTGGCTCGGTGG encodes:
- the hutU gene encoding urocanate hydratase: MSDPRKNTRDIFPPTGTELNAKSWMTEAPLRMMMNNLHPDVAENPHELVVYGGIGRAARTWQDFDMIVESLKNLEEDQTLMVQSGKPVGVFQTHKDAPRVLIANSNLVPHWANWDHFNELDKKGLMMYGQMTAGSWIYIGTQGIVQGTYETFAEAGRQHFGGDLTGKWILTGGLGGMGGAQPLAAVFAGACCLAVECNPDSIDFRLRTKYLDEKAETLDEALEMIERWTAAGEAKSVGLLGNAADVFAELVERAKAGGIRPDIVTDQTSAHDPVNGYLPQGWTMAEWKEKRETDKKAVEKAARASMKVQVKAMCDFHAMGIPTVDYGNNIRQMALEEGLENAFDFPGFVPAYIRPLFCRGIGPFRWAALSGDPEDIRKTDAKMKELFPDNEGLHRWLDMAQERIAFQGLPARICWIGLGDRHKAGLAFNEMVKNGELKAPVVIGRDHLDSGSVASPNRETEAMMDGSDAVSDWPLLNALLNTASGATWVSLHHGGGVGMGFSQHSGVVICCDGSDDAARRIGRVLWNDPATGVMRHADAGYDIAKDCAREHGLNLPGILG